GTGAAAATTTTTGGAAATCGCACAGAATAGGCAAAATCAACTCCGCCAAAGCGAAGGGGAAGTGGAGTTCTCGGTCTAAAAGGATCAACTCCGCTAAGAATCCCGAAAAGTGGAATTTGTGAGAAGTGTTAGAACAAAACACTTCCACATGTCAGCGTTAAGCTTATAAGGAAGTTATGCTCAGAATATGTGGAGAGAGCATGACCATACGACACGTAAGTGCACACTCGTTTTCTCTTCTTTCCTACTCTAAGGTAGGAGTATGCTAGATTTAAAGACCGAATTTGAGAGGAGAGGTCTCTACTACCCAGATAATGTAGTCTCTATTCTCAACTCCTCCCTTCAACTCCGAAGTGGGATCCGTGCTTTCATGCTTCGGGGACCTGCTGGTGTGGGGAAGACTGCTATGACTTATGCTCTTTCTGATATCCTCAACGCAGAATACGTCTTTTATCAGTGCACCCTGGGTACTTCTGAAGATGACCTCCTGTATAAGCTATTGCCTTCTGAGAGAACTAAGAGTGGTATTGAGAAGATTCCAGGTCCCCTGATTGAAGCCCTTCTGAAGAGCAGAAAGAAACTGACAGTTCTAGTGCTAGATGAGTTCGACAAGACTAGACCTTCATGCGATGCTCTACTCCTAGATTTCCTACAGAACTGTAGGGTTTCAGCGAGATTTTCAAACCAGGATAGGATTATCGTGGGGAATAAGAATAATTTGATAGTATTTCTCACTTCTAACGATGAGAGGGACTTTTCAGAGCCTCTATTACGTAGGGTTATCCAGATCTTCATCCCCCACTTATCAGTAAAACTGGTCAGAGAGCTACTCTCAAAGAAGTTCAAGGACGAGAGAGTAGTTAATCTACTAACTCAGATCTATATCGATACTATTAACGCTCAACTGAGGAAACCCGCTACAATCCAAGAACTCTATCAACTCGGAGAAGTGATAGAGAACTTGAACTCCGACAATTTCGACCTAGCTTCCCTAGTACGCTCATTTATCGTAAAGTATGATGACGACTGGATTAAGTACGTGCAGTACGTCAACTCTAGGGAGCCGTATCAATTCATAAAAGAGGAAGTTCCTGAAGAAAATGGGAACATAAATAAGAAGTACGAGGGAGAGGGAGAAATTGTCATAGAGGAGAAGGAGGAGGAGAAGGAGACTTTCGATCTAAACAAAGTCTCAAGAATACATATCAAGAAAATTGAGAGCAGTTTCGAGGTCGAGGAGGCGAGGGAGGAGAGAGAAGTATGCATGAAAGTAGAGGATGAGAATAAGGAAGCGTACACTCATATTATTAAGGAATTCAAGCCAGAGCCGACAGACAGACCAGACCAGTTCGGGGATTATAAGATGTACTTCGACGAGAATAAGGTATTTGTAGTAAAGGATAAGCCCCTCACACTCGATGAACTCTCAAGGATCTACTTGACGGGAGAGTTCTACTCAGAGGATAGGGGAGTACTCACAACTGTCGACCTTAATGCCCTGATCAACAGTTCAATAAGAGTACTATACTACACTAAGAACTGCATAAGGCTCAAATTCGAGCACTCTAGGGACGGGTACTCTATTATCGAGCTTAACCTGAAGGAGAGGAAGAGAGGAAAGTACGTATCTATCTACGATGTATTCGTGAGGATGTACGTGAACGGCAAGGCGAAGGCTTTTGCGGAGAAGGTCAAGGTGATCAAAGAAGAACTCTATCTGAAGAGACTCATAAAAGATGTCTCCACAGACTATCCGAAGAGGTCTCAGATACTCAGATACCTCGATTACGTCAGAGAACTAAAGCACACGTTTAACGTAAACGTGTACTTCAGTCTGTACGGGAGTTACAATTTCAAGACAGAGATAAGTAGCGATAGCGTTGGGTTCTGTTTCGGCTACAATTTCAAAAGCAATATCATGAAGAAGTTCGGACTGGAAGAAGGAGCCAGAATCGACATAGACGATCCGATAGTGGACAAGGTAGTGAACTACGTGGTATCAGAATTGGTGAGAGAATGAAACTCAGGGTGAGGAGGATAGACTTTATCGATACGGAAAATGAGGAGAATAGAGAGCT
This DNA window, taken from Candidatus Desulfofervidus auxilii, encodes the following:
- a CDS encoding AAA family ATPase; the protein is MLDLKTEFERRGLYYPDNVVSILNSSLQLRSGIRAFMLRGPAGVGKTAMTYALSDILNAEYVFYQCTLGTSEDDLLYKLLPSERTKSGIEKIPGPLIEALLKSRKKLTVLVLDEFDKTRPSCDALLLDFLQNCRVSARFSNQDRIIVGNKNNLIVFLTSNDERDFSEPLLRRVIQIFIPHLSVKLVRELLSKKFKDERVVNLLTQIYIDTINAQLRKPATIQELYQLGEVIENLNSDNFDLASLVRSFIVKYDDDWIKYVQYVNSREPYQFIKEEVPEENGNINKKYEGEGEIVIEEKEEEKETFDLNKVSRIHIKKIESSFEVEEAREEREVCMKVEDENKEAYTHIIKEFKPEPTDRPDQFGDYKMYFDENKVFVVKDKPLTLDELSRIYLTGEFYSEDRGVLTTVDLNALINSSIRVLYYTKNCIRLKFEHSRDGYSIIELNLKERKRGKYVSIYDVFVRMYVNGKAKAFAEKVKVIKEELYLKRLIKDVSTDYPKRSQILRYLDYVRELKHTFNVNVYFSLYGSYNFKTEISSDSVGFCFGYNFKSNIMKKFGLEEGARIDIDDPIVDKVVNYVVSELVRE